The Nitrospinota bacterium genome window below encodes:
- a CDS encoding methionyl-tRNA formyltransferase: protein MPATLSVVFMGTPDFSVPTLEALIGHPKFRVDAVVTQPDRPKGRGKKLTPSPVKQIAIGHGIPVLQPEKTREPENVARLSEIKPDYIVVVAYGQILPLSILQIPRLLPVNLHASLLPRWRGAAPIHRAFLAGDTVTGVCVMIMAEGLDTGDVLSRRKTEITEEDTAGRLHDRLARTGAVLMAETLVEYAGGGIVPERQDGSLATYAAKLGHADFIIDWTGPAESVSRKIRGLSPFPGAMTSLGGKIIKPLFAKVAAREGTLGEPGAALGVSGDGISVACGAGSVVITELKPEGKPAMAAHAFTLGHKVCVGDKFSRPDGL from the coding sequence ATGCCAGCCACGTTATCAGTGGTGTTCATGGGAACGCCCGATTTCTCCGTTCCAACCCTGGAGGCGCTCATCGGCCATCCGAAATTCCGGGTGGACGCCGTTGTCACCCAGCCGGACAGACCAAAGGGGCGGGGCAAGAAGCTGACCCCCTCACCGGTGAAGCAAATCGCCATCGGTCACGGCATCCCAGTGCTCCAGCCGGAAAAGACCAGGGAGCCAGAGAACGTTGCGCGTCTTTCGGAGATAAAGCCTGATTACATCGTCGTGGTGGCGTACGGCCAGATACTCCCGCTCTCGATACTGCAAATCCCCCGGTTGCTGCCGGTCAACCTGCACGCTTCGCTTTTGCCAAGATGGCGTGGGGCGGCGCCGATACACAGGGCGTTCCTCGCCGGGGACACCGTCACCGGAGTGTGCGTGATGATTATGGCGGAAGGGCTGGACACGGGGGATGTCCTTTCGCGGCGCAAAACGGAAATAACGGAGGAGGACACCGCCGGCAGGCTCCACGACAGGCTGGCCCGGACGGGAGCGGTCCTTATGGCGGAAACATTGGTGGAATACGCCGGAGGGGGGATCGTCCCGGAAAGGCAGGACGGCTCTTTGGCCACATACGCCGCCAAGCTCGGCCACGCCGATTTTATAATTGACTGGACCGGGCCGGCCGAATCTGTCAGCAGAAAGATTCGCGGCCTGTCGCCGTTTCCCGGCGCGATGACGTCGCTTGGCGGGAAAATCATCAAACCTTTGTTCGCCAAAGTGGCCGCGCGGGAAGGGACTTTGGGAGAGCCGGGCGCGGCGCTGGGCGTTTCGGGGGATGGCATATCGGTGGCCTGCGGCGCCGGATCCGTGGTCATCACGGAATTAAAACCGGAGGGCAAGCCCGCCATGGCGGCCCACGCGTTCACCCTCGGGCACAAGGTATGCGTTGGAGACAAATTTTCCCGGCCGGATGGTCTATAA
- a CDS encoding PAS domain S-box protein translates to MTVKKQKSSTLNRPGRYAVLSVALVGISSLALVIYSNMTWESLIAREISLVSRIQEVEFMLVEGHLWLDETSTGVRHPRQEKLRNVFEKTDDAIGDCLRVSSESSDPSISEKLVMARSVIRELARFTHANWADLVSEDGLEDIRNRFDSIYNVAMIQLKAARDRAETQKMNEIAHEKKVLYIIIATWVATVGTVLGTISFLALKRRQTEKQLSDNERRFRRLVENSKDIIYRYRLAEPRGFEYVSPALAMALGESPEEYYRNPDLWMEAVNADHKDVMENVMKLKEGIEEPVTLKFTRKDGRTVWMELSNSPVYGKRGDVVAVEGIARNVTSRKEDEEELIRAKEQAEEATILKDQFVSLVSHDLRAPLGAMLGMLKLLEPGEKEKEIVRRVIASGEGLLNMIDQLLNISRLKTGKIRPRKMFVDAHGLAESQMGALSFTAERKGVKMVNRIPKGIRLFADFTLLGEVAQNLLSNAIKFCRQGDTVTLFVPEDRPCSIAVKDTGAGIHPAILGDLFRHEVKTTTQGTDGEKGTGLGLPYCKDIMDAHGGTLEVESGPGKGTVFYIGLPKTRAVAIVVEADEEQRGALTSHIKEMGAEAMEADNVKAALVLMADRPPNLILAGATPEDPDGMTLLRKVKSDTSLDQVPVIVVTSSGDADLRQEAYDLGAVHVIQKPVTASEFAPRVRRFVS, encoded by the coding sequence ATGACGGTAAAGAAGCAAAAATCCTCCACCCTCAACAGGCCGGGAAGGTATGCGGTGCTGTCGGTGGCGCTGGTGGGGATAAGTTCGCTGGCGCTTGTCATCTACAGCAACATGACATGGGAGAGCCTCATCGCAAGGGAGATATCGCTCGTCTCCAGGATACAGGAGGTGGAATTCATGCTTGTGGAAGGCCACCTGTGGCTGGATGAGACCTCCACCGGCGTCCGCCATCCGCGCCAGGAAAAGCTGCGCAATGTCTTTGAAAAGACCGACGATGCCATCGGCGATTGCCTGAGAGTGTCCTCCGAAAGCTCCGATCCTTCGATCAGCGAAAAGCTGGTCATGGCCAGGTCCGTGATCAGGGAGCTGGCCCGGTTTACCCATGCCAACTGGGCCGACCTTGTTTCGGAGGACGGGCTGGAGGACATCCGCAACCGGTTCGACTCCATATACAACGTGGCGATGATCCAGCTTAAGGCCGCAAGGGACAGGGCCGAGACCCAGAAGATGAACGAGATCGCCCACGAGAAAAAGGTGCTGTACATCATAATCGCCACATGGGTGGCCACTGTGGGGACGGTGTTGGGCACCATTTCATTCCTGGCCCTCAAGAGGCGCCAGACGGAAAAACAGCTTTCGGACAACGAGCGCAGGTTCCGCAGGCTGGTGGAGAACTCCAAGGACATCATTTACCGGTACCGCCTGGCCGAACCGAGGGGATTCGAGTATGTCAGCCCGGCGCTGGCGATGGCCCTGGGGGAAAGCCCGGAAGAGTATTACAGGAACCCGGACCTTTGGATGGAAGCCGTCAACGCCGATCACAAGGACGTGATGGAAAACGTCATGAAGCTAAAGGAGGGGATAGAAGAGCCGGTCACCCTCAAATTCACCCGCAAGGACGGCAGGACGGTGTGGATGGAGCTGTCCAACTCGCCGGTGTACGGCAAGCGGGGGGACGTGGTGGCGGTGGAAGGGATCGCCCGCAATGTGACAAGCCGCAAGGAGGACGAGGAAGAGCTTATCCGGGCCAAGGAGCAGGCGGAAGAAGCGACGATTCTAAAGGATCAGTTCGTCTCGCTCGTCTCCCACGACCTGCGCGCCCCCCTTGGCGCCATGCTCGGGATGCTAAAGCTGCTCGAGCCGGGCGAAAAGGAAAAGGAGATAGTGCGGCGCGTGATAGCTTCCGGCGAGGGGCTTTTGAACATGATTGACCAGCTGCTCAACATAAGCAGACTCAAGACCGGCAAAATACGCCCCCGGAAAATGTTCGTGGACGCCCATGGGCTGGCCGAGTCCCAGATGGGCGCCCTTTCGTTCACCGCGGAGCGTAAGGGGGTGAAAATGGTCAACCGGATTCCCAAGGGAATACGGCTGTTCGCAGACTTCACCCTTTTGGGGGAGGTTGCGCAAAACCTGCTTTCAAACGCCATAAAGTTCTGCCGGCAAGGTGACACGGTGACGCTGTTCGTCCCCGAAGACCGCCCGTGCTCCATCGCGGTGAAGGACACCGGCGCGGGCATCCACCCAGCGATCCTCGGCGACCTTTTCAGGCATGAGGTAAAGACCACCACCCAGGGGACGGATGGGGAAAAGGGGACCGGGCTTGGCCTTCCATATTGCAAGGACATAATGGACGCCCACGGCGGTACGTTGGAGGTGGAATCCGGGCCGGGCAAGGGAACCGTGTTCTATATAGGCCTGCCCAAAACACGGGCTGTGGCAATTGTGGTGGAAGCGGACGAAGAACAGCGTGGGGCGCTCACAAGCCACATAAAGGAAATGGGGGCCGAAGCGATGGAGGCGGACAATGTGAAGGCCGCCCTGGTGCTTATGGCGGACAGGCCGCCAAACCTGATCCTGGCAGGCGCCACGCCGGAGGATCCGGACGGGATGACCCTGCTGCGCAAGGTCAAAAGCGATACATCGCTCGATCAGGTCCCGGTGATAGTGGTCACATCGTCCGGCGACGCGGACTTAAGGCAGGAGGCCTACGATCTTGGCGCCGTCCACGTAATCCAAAAGCCGGTCACCGCATCGGAATTCGCTCCCCGGGTCCGCAGATTCGTAAGTTAA
- a CDS encoding ATP citrate lyase, with product MAKVLEGPGMELFNKWGIRTPRHVVISTADQIDSLVHSNQWMRESKMVVKAHEALGGRFKLGLVKVDLDINQVKSAAKEMLGRDVQGLAISQVIISEMIPHNEEYYLAVKSVREGAEILMAKFGGVEVEANWEKVKRTFVEVGEKPGQEQLEKLAKEAGFTGEHVEKMRKFAERLFECYDNEDGSYMEINPLAINPADGKLCALDAVILLDGDARFRHPDWNFSFASEFGRAYTDNERTIMEIDSRIKGSVKLIEIPGGAVALLPAGGGASVFYSDAVIAMGGTLANYAEYSGDPPAWAVEALTDKVCSLPGIKHIIVGGAIANFTDVKATFTGIIAGFRKAKNDGKLKGVKIWVRRGGPNEAVGLEYMRKLADEGFDIHVYDRYTPLTDIAKYALQGEGK from the coding sequence ATGGCCAAAGTCTTGGAAGGGCCGGGCATGGAGCTTTTCAACAAGTGGGGTATCCGCACCCCGCGGCATGTTGTCATCTCCACAGCCGATCAGATCGACTCGCTGGTGCATTCGAACCAGTGGATGCGCGAAAGCAAAATGGTGGTCAAGGCCCACGAAGCGTTGGGCGGCAGGTTCAAACTTGGCCTTGTGAAGGTGGACCTGGACATAAACCAGGTGAAGTCCGCCGCAAAGGAGATGCTCGGCAGGGATGTGCAGGGGCTTGCGATATCGCAGGTGATCATTTCAGAGATGATCCCGCACAATGAGGAATACTACCTGGCCGTCAAATCTGTCCGCGAAGGGGCGGAGATACTGATGGCCAAGTTCGGCGGCGTGGAGGTTGAGGCCAATTGGGAGAAGGTGAAAAGGACGTTCGTGGAAGTGGGCGAAAAGCCCGGCCAGGAACAGCTTGAGAAGCTTGCCAAGGAGGCCGGTTTCACGGGCGAGCATGTGGAGAAGATGCGCAAGTTCGCCGAGCGTCTGTTCGAGTGCTACGACAACGAGGATGGCTCCTACATGGAGATCAACCCGCTGGCCATAAACCCGGCGGACGGCAAGCTTTGCGCGCTGGACGCGGTGATATTGCTCGACGGGGACGCGCGGTTCCGCCATCCGGACTGGAACTTCTCGTTCGCCTCTGAGTTCGGCCGCGCATACACGGACAACGAGCGGACGATAATGGAAATAGACAGCCGCATTAAAGGCTCGGTGAAACTTATCGAGATACCCGGCGGCGCGGTGGCGCTTCTGCCGGCCGGCGGCGGGGCGTCCGTCTTCTATTCGGACGCGGTGATCGCCATGGGGGGCACATTGGCCAATTACGCCGAATATTCCGGCGACCCCCCCGCGTGGGCGGTGGAGGCGTTGACCGACAAGGTGTGTTCCCTTCCGGGAATCAAGCACATCATCGTCGGGGGCGCCATAGCCAACTTCACCGACGTGAAGGCCACCTTCACCGGCATCATCGCCGGTTTCCGGAAGGCCAAAAACGACGGGAAACTCAAGGGAGTGAAAATATGGGTCCGCCGGGGCGGCCCCAACGAGGCCGTGGGGCTGGAATATATGAGAAAGCTTGCGGATGAAGGGTTCGACATCCATGTGTACGACCGCTACACTCCGCTGACCGACATCGCGAAGTACGCTTTGCAAGGGGAGGGCAAGTAA